One genomic window of Planctomycetota bacterium includes the following:
- a CDS encoding efflux RND transporter periplasmic adaptor subunit, producing the protein MKALDDIEVPVGQPAVIRRPAAIDWRLLNYALGTMEREIQQLEARRAAAAELLTRVVQAEYVAWLGRDAGGQLQFLSERTSALFISDSPRSMIAAEFDRSLAMGGPAAANWKDEWSLIVCALADGATPGVAIVVPASLPAEMVGAVLQLVLLGLFGRQPKAETSDEQAQLNTTAAALELTSRLTSTTDLKAAGRLICDLVRRQLGVERVALGTMKRSRMIIEPIAISDVAEVDKNTAAVKLLGECLTESLAQPALVRWSQTGKANPLGLSHWPQLAETWQAQEMVAVRLSDRADAVMAVCLVPSRHPIDAKGEQFLRLVANLAGPLLRVLERAAQGHRLHDLKESWPKWLKGRRACAVAALVAMPLLYPWATRTTCAVTLEPTARRLVAAPFEGVFDHSLVLPGDRVQAGQALGYMDGREVRTRLAACEAELNRAAKSRDVNLAAGKLGPAEIDRLEAERLGFERRVYQGRLKKLEIRSPVAGVVVTGDLRQYEAATLKVGQTLYEVAPLDSLKAELAVPEAELEQVAIDADMSLWLDAVPGERWDLQIARIHPRGELRDNQQVFIAETTLQNESQKLQPGMQGTATVYGPRAPGLWLLLRKPWFLLCRFCGW; encoded by the coding sequence ATGAAAGCGCTCGACGACATCGAGGTTCCTGTGGGACAGCCGGCGGTCATTCGCCGGCCCGCCGCCATCGATTGGCGACTGCTGAACTACGCGCTCGGCACGATGGAGCGCGAGATTCAGCAGCTCGAAGCCCGTCGTGCCGCCGCCGCCGAACTGCTGACCCGGGTCGTGCAGGCCGAGTACGTCGCGTGGCTCGGGCGCGACGCTGGCGGTCAACTGCAGTTCCTCTCGGAGCGGACCTCGGCATTGTTCATCTCGGATAGCCCTCGATCGATGATCGCTGCCGAGTTTGACCGCTCGCTCGCCATGGGAGGTCCAGCAGCCGCCAACTGGAAAGACGAATGGAGCCTGATAGTCTGCGCATTGGCGGACGGAGCAACGCCAGGCGTGGCCATCGTCGTCCCCGCGTCGCTGCCAGCCGAGATGGTCGGTGCCGTCTTGCAGTTGGTTCTGCTCGGACTGTTTGGCCGCCAGCCCAAGGCCGAGACTTCCGACGAGCAAGCTCAACTTAATACGACCGCTGCCGCGCTCGAATTGACCTCGCGGCTAACGAGCACCACCGACCTGAAAGCGGCGGGCCGCTTGATCTGTGACTTGGTCCGTCGCCAACTCGGCGTCGAACGGGTCGCACTGGGAACGATGAAGCGTTCGCGGATGATCATCGAGCCGATTGCCATTTCGGACGTAGCCGAGGTCGACAAGAACACCGCAGCGGTGAAGTTGCTGGGAGAATGCCTGACTGAATCGCTGGCCCAGCCCGCGCTCGTCCGCTGGAGTCAAACCGGCAAGGCCAATCCCTTGGGGCTCAGCCACTGGCCACAGTTGGCCGAGACGTGGCAGGCGCAAGAAATGGTCGCAGTGCGGCTCTCGGATCGGGCAGACGCGGTGATGGCGGTTTGCCTGGTACCGTCACGCCATCCGATCGATGCCAAAGGGGAACAGTTCCTCCGCCTAGTCGCCAATCTGGCAGGTCCGCTGCTGCGTGTTCTCGAACGGGCTGCCCAGGGACATCGGTTGCACGACCTAAAGGAAAGTTGGCCGAAGTGGCTCAAAGGGCGCCGGGCTTGTGCCGTGGCCGCTTTGGTGGCGATGCCTCTGCTGTACCCTTGGGCCACGCGAACGACTTGCGCAGTAACGCTCGAGCCAACCGCGCGGCGACTCGTCGCTGCGCCATTTGAAGGGGTCTTTGATCACAGCCTCGTGCTGCCGGGCGACCGTGTCCAAGCGGGCCAGGCGCTGGGCTATATGGATGGCCGCGAAGTGCGCACCCGGCTGGCGGCGTGTGAGGCCGAATTGAACCGCGCGGCCAAGTCGCGCGACGTGAACCTGGCCGCTGGCAAGCTGGGCCCCGCTGAAATCGACCGCTTGGAGGCCGAACGCCTCGGCTTCGAGCGCCGTGTGTACCAAGGTCGGCTCAAAAAGTTGGAGATTCGCAGCCCGGTCGCCGGCGTGGTCGTGACGGGCGACTTGCGGCAATATGAAGCGGCCACGCTGAAAGTCGGCCAGACGCTGTATGAGGTGGCGCCGCTCGATAGCCTGAAAGCCGAACTCGCCGTGCCCGAAGCCGAGTTGGAACAGGTCGCCATTGATGCCGACATGTCGCTGTGGCTGGATGCCGTTCCAGGCGAACGCTGGGACTTGCAGATCGCGCGGATTCATCCACGCGGCGAACTGCGCGATAACCAGCAGGTGTTTATCGCGGAAACCACCCTTCAGAACGAGAGCCAGAAGTTGCAGCCAGGCATGCAAGGGACCGCCACCGTTTACGGGCCGCGAGCGCCGGGGCTGTGGCTGTTGCTGCGCAAGCCTTGGTTCTTGCTCTGCCGGTTCTGTGGATGGTAG
- a CDS encoding efflux RND transporter periplasmic adaptor subunit, giving the protein MGRSILITLFLFAAWPCCAQAQSTIEGFTEPFHKVDLSPAEPGILMQLLVKEADEVKAGDKLAVFDTRVLEITGRIAKQLMESKGKLRSAQAEREVRQRRLDKLTTLKSQGHASSEEIERASADLNVAEANVLVAEEQLAVDALEYEKSQALLEQRIVRSPIDGVVAKVHREEREYVTAQEPIIITVVQLNPLRIIFPIPSHVAGKLRRDQQVVIRFPDSEEDATAKIEIISPITDAESGLVRVKVVLPNPEGRYRCGIRGLLLLDESPAVAQGLKP; this is encoded by the coding sequence ATGGGCAGATCGATTCTCATTACGCTCTTCCTGTTCGCAGCCTGGCCGTGCTGCGCGCAGGCGCAATCAACGATCGAGGGGTTTACCGAACCATTTCACAAGGTTGATCTTTCGCCTGCCGAGCCTGGCATCCTGATGCAACTGCTCGTCAAGGAAGCCGACGAGGTCAAGGCTGGCGACAAGCTGGCCGTCTTTGACACCCGCGTGTTGGAAATCACCGGGCGCATCGCCAAACAACTAATGGAGTCCAAAGGCAAGCTCCGCTCGGCACAGGCCGAACGCGAAGTCCGTCAGCGGCGGCTCGACAAGCTGACCACCTTGAAGTCCCAAGGGCATGCGTCGAGCGAGGAGATCGAGCGCGCGTCCGCCGACCTGAACGTCGCCGAGGCGAATGTCCTGGTGGCCGAAGAGCAATTGGCGGTCGACGCGCTGGAATACGAGAAGTCCCAGGCGTTGCTCGAACAGCGCATCGTGCGCAGCCCGATCGACGGCGTCGTTGCCAAAGTGCATCGCGAAGAGCGCGAGTACGTTACCGCGCAAGAACCGATCATCATTACGGTCGTGCAGTTGAATCCGCTGCGGATCATCTTCCCCATCCCCAGCCACGTGGCCGGCAAGCTGCGCCGCGATCAGCAGGTTGTGATTCGTTTCCCCGACAGCGAGGAAGACGCTACCGCGAAGATCGAAATTATCTCGCCGATCACCGATGCCGAAAGCGGTTTGGTCCGCGTCAAAGTCGTGCTGCCCAACCCCGAGGGCCGCTATCGGTGCGGCATCCGCGGCCTGCTGCTCCTGGACGAATCGCCGGCGGTGGCCCAAGGGCTGAAGCCTTAA